A genomic segment from Moorena sp. SIOASIH encodes:
- the ovoA gene encoding 5-histidylcysteine sulfoxide synthase codes for METALTRNPNLDLTTLLSPNLNGEKDAADPLIGPRPDWWWTGLRPTEVLHAMPIPNLATCTRREILDYFDNGWLMTEVLLSALQGERAFFDPPYHQLRHPLIFYLCHPAVLYINKLRLAGLIHESIDPYFEQLFETGVDEMSWDDMSKTEMDWPSVREVVEYRRSTYKIVRALIETLPALEDGHPPITMDNPAWALFLGFEHERIHIETSSVLLRELPLSVLRRPEVWPKLHPSAFAESQTVENELIAVSSKTVTLGKPWEEPCFGWDNEYGLRQVKVRSFQASRYLVTNGEFYEFVVAAGYQEPKYWTEEGWAWKQNRNTKWPTFWVADGPAGLHQYRLRTLFEVVDLPWSWPVAVNWYEAKAYCAWKTEQDNSPIPYRLLTEAEHHCLGGGNEPVNLNLTWGSQTPVNALLPNEAGFYDVFGNVWHWCEDDFNPLEGFRVHRLYDDFSTPCFDGEHKMILGGSFISTGDEATRWARFHFRPHFFQHAGFRLVRSDDGDATCDAVLISSQSSGVKAYEGEKILAENLMLHYGSADEAMPYNFGPKDAVGFPQSIAILTLERAEHLGIKKDRALDVGCSVGGSTFELARGFESVLGIDLSVTFIEAAQTLRREGRLVYRRRDEGENTSEAEVCLPENLEPSRVTFRRADACALPPELVGFDVVLAANLICRLPSPRAFLSRLCGARGLVRSGGLLVLATPFTWDERFTPRDAWLGGHDGEASFATLQAELNRDFELLETQDMPFLIREHARKFQYVITLVSLWKRGGS; via the coding sequence GTGGAGACTGCTTTAACACGTAATCCAAATCTAGATCTAACTACACTCTTGTCCCCTAACCTGAACGGGGAGAAAGATGCTGCAGATCCCCTGATTGGGCCGCGTCCAGATTGGTGGTGGACTGGGCTGCGACCTACAGAAGTCCTACATGCCATGCCGATCCCAAATCTAGCCACCTGCACGCGCCGCGAGATTCTGGACTACTTCGATAATGGCTGGTTAATGACTGAGGTTTTGTTGTCAGCACTACAGGGAGAACGGGCATTCTTCGACCCACCCTACCACCAACTTCGTCATCCTCTAATCTTCTATCTATGCCATCCTGCGGTACTCTACATCAACAAGCTTCGGCTAGCTGGACTCATCCATGAGTCGATTGATCCATACTTCGAGCAATTGTTTGAAACTGGCGTTGACGAGATGTCCTGGGACGATATGTCCAAGACTGAAATGGATTGGCCGTCAGTCCGTGAAGTAGTGGAGTACAGACGGAGTACCTACAAGATTGTCCGAGCATTGATTGAAACCCTGCCCGCCCTGGAAGACGGCCATCCACCCATCACTATGGACAATCCCGCATGGGCACTATTCCTAGGATTTGAACACGAACGCATCCACATCGAAACTTCCAGTGTCTTGCTACGAGAGTTGCCACTGTCGGTTTTGCGTCGGCCAGAAGTATGGCCAAAGCTGCATCCTTCAGCATTTGCAGAGAGTCAGACCGTTGAGAACGAGTTAATCGCCGTTTCCAGCAAGACCGTGACCTTGGGTAAGCCTTGGGAAGAACCCTGCTTTGGTTGGGACAACGAGTATGGTTTACGGCAGGTAAAGGTTCGGAGTTTTCAAGCCAGTCGATACTTAGTCACCAATGGTGAATTCTACGAGTTTGTTGTCGCTGCCGGATACCAGGAACCCAAATACTGGACAGAAGAGGGCTGGGCCTGGAAGCAAAATCGCAATACTAAATGGCCGACCTTCTGGGTGGCTGATGGGCCAGCAGGACTGCACCAGTATCGACTGCGGACGCTGTTTGAGGTGGTGGATCTACCTTGGTCTTGGCCGGTTGCTGTCAACTGGTATGAAGCGAAAGCCTACTGTGCCTGGAAGACTGAGCAGGATAACAGCCCCATCCCTTACAGACTCTTAACGGAAGCCGAACATCATTGCTTGGGCGGGGGCAACGAGCCAGTTAATTTGAATCTAACTTGGGGATCTCAAACCCCAGTGAATGCTCTACTGCCTAACGAAGCTGGATTTTACGATGTCTTCGGCAATGTCTGGCATTGGTGTGAGGATGACTTCAATCCCTTGGAAGGGTTCCGGGTCCACCGGCTCTATGATGACTTTAGTACCCCTTGTTTCGACGGTGAACATAAGATGATTCTCGGCGGGTCTTTCATAAGTACTGGTGATGAAGCGACCCGGTGGGCAAGGTTTCACTTCCGGCCTCACTTCTTCCAGCACGCAGGATTCAGGCTAGTTCGATCTGATGATGGCGACGCAACCTGCGATGCGGTACTGATTAGTAGCCAAAGCAGTGGGGTTAAAGCCTATGAAGGTGAGAAAATTCTAGCAGAAAACCTGATGCTGCATTATGGGTCGGCTGATGAAGCAATGCCCTACAACTTCGGGCCGAAGGATGCGGTGGGATTTCCTCAAAGCATTGCCATACTAACCTTGGAGAGAGCCGAACACCTGGGAATCAAAAAGGATCGGGCTTTGGATGTTGGCTGCTCCGTTGGCGGCTCAACCTTCGAGCTGGCCAGGGGATTCGAGTCAGTGTTAGGGATTGACCTCAGTGTTACTTTTATTGAAGCTGCACAGACGCTACGTCGCGAAGGCAGACTTGTTTATCGTCGCCGCGATGAAGGGGAAAACACCAGCGAAGCTGAAGTTTGCTTGCCAGAAAACCTGGAACCCAGTCGGGTGACCTTCCGCCGTGCGGATGCCTGTGCGTTGCCCCCTGAACTCGTTGGGTTCGATGTGGTGTTAGCGGCTAATCTTATTTGTCGTCTACCGAGTCCTAGAGCATTTCTCAGTCGGTTGTGCGGCGCACGCGGGCTAGTAAGGTCAGGTGGACTACTGGTACTAGCAACACCGTTCACCTGGGATGAGCGTTTCACGCCACGGGATGCTTGGCTGGGCGGGCATGATGGCGAGGCTTCCTTTGCTACATTACAAGCAGAGCTAAACCGAGATTTTGAATTGCTCGAAACACAGGATATGCCCTTCCTGATCAGGGAACACGCTCGTAAGTTCCAGTATGTTATCACCTTAGTCAGTTTGTGGAAACGGGGTGGCAGTTAA